Proteins encoded within one genomic window of Gemmatimonadota bacterium:
- a CDS encoding aldo/keto reductase has product MIEKATLQVPRRRWGKTELSIPVIPFGTQGFGNNFGSVTDDEAADLIRFAVDIGVNHFDCARCYGDSLRKLGLAIKQGVVERGEIIISGRVCCHSAAKWGGYGDGDPDYSTEHALADIEDQLDILGIDHFDVLFIHDPWSIEATLVSGGTLEGLEKARERGWVNFIGYGMRPHDFHLAQIESGRTDCFLCFGDHNLLRQTISEDILPAAAARDLGVMNGWSIMRGYLTGVPVENFVPRDRWREDHERAENMRLWCEDRGYDLLELTLQFCIRETRIHGNPLGSLNKAQLEANVRAACATVSDEVFEEFFAAGI; this is encoded by the coding sequence ATGATTGAAAAAGCCACTCTTCAAGTCCCGCGTCGTCGCTGGGGCAAAACAGAACTTTCTATTCCTGTTATTCCCTTTGGTACGCAGGGGTTTGGCAACAATTTTGGCTCTGTTACCGATGATGAAGCCGCAGATCTCATTCGGTTTGCGGTGGATATTGGGGTTAATCACTTCGATTGTGCGCGGTGTTATGGCGATTCGCTTCGAAAGCTCGGTCTTGCGATTAAGCAGGGCGTTGTCGAGCGCGGTGAAATCATTATTAGCGGGCGCGTTTGTTGCCATAGTGCCGCGAAGTGGGGGGGCTATGGAGATGGAGACCCGGATTACTCAACGGAGCACGCGCTTGCCGATATAGAAGACCAGCTCGATATTCTGGGGATTGATCACTTCGATGTGCTTTTTATTCACGATCCGTGGAGTATCGAGGCTACGCTGGTTTCGGGGGGTACGCTCGAGGGATTGGAAAAGGCGCGGGAACGGGGGTGGGTCAATTTTATTGGATACGGGATGCGGCCCCACGATTTTCACCTGGCGCAGATCGAATCGGGGCGCACGGATTGTTTTCTGTGTTTTGGGGATCACAATCTTTTGCGGCAGACCATTAGCGAAGATATTTTGCCCGCTGCTGCGGCGCGCGATCTGGGCGTGATGAATGGCTGGTCGATTATGCGCGGTTATCTCACGGGTGTGCCAGTGGAAAATTTTGTGCCCCGCGACCGCTGGCGAGAAGATCACGAGCGCGCCGAGAATATGCGTCTGTGGTGCGAAGATCGCGGGTACGACTTGCTCGAGCTGACTTTGCAATTCTGTATTCGTGAGACCCGCATCCACGGCAATCCGCTCGGTAGTCTGAATAAGGCGCAACTCGAAGCCAATGTGCGCGCGGCGTGTGCAACGGTTTCCGATGAGGTGTTTGAAGAGTTTTTCGCCGCAGGGATTTAG
- a CDS encoding DUF2237 domain-containing protein — MNRGKNVLGEELKNCCTDPMTGFFRDGCCRTGPGDLGLHILCAEMTEEFLAFSQSAGNDLSTPVPELRFPGLVPGDRWCLCVQRWVEALNAGFAPPVYLSGTHISTLEFVDLDTLKEYALDDGDPLT, encoded by the coding sequence ATGAACCGCGGTAAAAATGTTTTGGGCGAGGAACTCAAAAATTGTTGTACCGATCCTATGACGGGTTTTTTTAGAGATGGATGTTGTCGCACGGGTCCGGGCGATTTGGGATTGCATATTCTCTGTGCGGAGATGACGGAAGAGTTTTTGGCTTTTTCCCAGTCTGCGGGCAATGACCTGAGTACGCCTGTGCCTGAATTGCGCTTTCCCGGCCTTGTGCCGGGTGATCGCTGGTGTTTGTGTGTTCAGCGCTGGGTTGAAGCTCTCAATGCGGGTTTTGCTCCTCCCGTTTATCTTTCGGGGACGCATATTTCCACGCTTGAGTTTGTCGATTTGGACACGCTGAAGGAATATGCACTGGATGATGGAGATCCTTTGACATGA
- a CDS encoding sulfatase has translation MASNVILIFGDQWRAQAFGYAGNTCVQTPNIDRLASQSINATHAVSGCSVCCPARASLLTGQYPLTHGVFVNDVHLSDRAVSLAQAFKNAGYDTAYVGKWHVNANGRSNYIPPENRQGFDYWKVLECTHNYNNSFYYANDSDEKLTWEGYDAIAQTRDVQEYIQNRDSENPFLLVLSWGPPHAPYETAPEKYRAMYRPEDVPLRENVPPESEANAREWIAGYYAHCTALDDCMGDLLQTLDDKGIADDTLLLFFSDHGDMLGSQGSAKKQQPWEESIRIPFLLRWPAQFGSEGREISDPIDIPDIMPTLLGLCGIDVPDTVEGLDFSDYLMGGENPSDGAALLQCPQPFGQWTRDRGAREYRGLRTVKYTYVRSLDGPWLLYDNEADPFQLNNLVDDPECADLRRDLDVWLQRRLDEGGDEFLPGADYIRQWGYTVNESGTVPYTN, from the coding sequence ATGGCCAGTAATGTCATTCTCATTTTTGGCGATCAGTGGCGCGCACAGGCGTTTGGTTATGCCGGCAATACCTGTGTGCAGACGCCGAATATCGACCGTCTCGCGTCTCAAAGTATCAATGCGACACACGCGGTTTCGGGGTGTTCGGTTTGTTGCCCGGCGCGGGCGTCTCTGCTGACGGGGCAATATCCGCTCACGCATGGCGTTTTTGTCAATGATGTGCATTTGAGCGATAGGGCTGTTAGTCTGGCACAGGCTTTTAAGAATGCGGGATACGATACCGCTTATGTCGGCAAATGGCATGTGAATGCAAATGGGCGATCCAATTATATTCCGCCCGAAAATCGGCAGGGGTTTGATTATTGGAAGGTGCTGGAGTGTACGCACAATTACAATAATTCTTTTTATTATGCCAATGATTCCGACGAGAAGCTCACATGGGAGGGATACGACGCGATTGCACAGACGCGCGATGTGCAAGAGTACATCCAGAATCGCGATTCGGAGAATCCCTTTTTGCTTGTGCTTTCATGGGGGCCACCGCACGCGCCTTACGAGACTGCGCCGGAAAAATACCGCGCGATGTATCGTCCCGAGGATGTGCCTTTGCGCGAGAATGTGCCGCCAGAATCCGAAGCAAATGCCCGAGAATGGATTGCGGGATACTACGCCCATTGTACTGCGCTGGACGATTGTATGGGCGATTTGCTCCAGACACTTGATGATAAGGGTATAGCCGACGATACGCTTTTGCTCTTTTTTTCGGATCACGGCGATATGCTCGGTTCACAAGGGAGTGCGAAAAAGCAACAGCCCTGGGAGGAGTCTATTCGCATTCCGTTTTTGTTGCGATGGCCGGCGCAATTTGGATCGGAGGGTCGCGAGATTTCTGATCCTATTGATATTCCCGATATTATGCCTACGCTTTTGGGGCTTTGCGGGATTGATGTTCCCGATACGGTTGAGGGGCTGGATTTTTCGGATTATCTTATGGGAGGTGAGAATCCTTCTGATGGTGCCGCGCTTTTACAATGTCCGCAGCCTTTTGGGCAGTGGACGCGCGATAGGGGCGCGCGTGAGTATCGCGGCTTGCGGACGGTGAAATATACGTATGTTCGCTCACTTGATGGGCCGTGGTTGCTCTATGATAACGAGGCTGATCCCTTTCAGTTGAATAATCTCGTTGATGATCCCGAATGCGCGGATTTGCGCCGCGATTTGGACGTCTGGCTCCAGCGCCGCCTCGATGAGGGGGGCGATGAATTTCTGCCTGGGGCGGACTATATTCGACAATGGGGATATACGGTGAATGAGAGCGGTACTGTGCCTTATACAAATTAA
- a CDS encoding Ldh family oxidoreductase, whose protein sequence is MKMHTYQPAHLHALTRRLFEVSGATPDIACIVAKILVNANLAGHDSHGVLRIPLYLTNISEGGMNPAAEPTTVRESATTLVLDGNGGVGHLTAYRAVHQAMEKARTSEICSVSFTRVAHIGRLGEYVEIATRGGFIGICMVGGGSPNTMKVLPFGGRKGSLGTNPIAVGVPTGDEAPFVIDFATSMVAEGKLQVARSKNASIPDTFIVDKNNNPSTNPLDFYDGGFLRAFGEHKGYALSLMVCLMGLLSGAQREGRRSGGAFMQVIDISAFTDLDSYQQDIRAFLDAMKTTEPADGVDEVLVPGDFEYRNRKHRLKHGIEIPGTINEQIGEWADRLEVPVDGSIVEDEDRMHYQR, encoded by the coding sequence ATGAAAATGCACACGTATCAACCCGCACATCTTCACGCGCTTACGAGACGTTTGTTCGAAGTTTCTGGTGCGACACCTGATATCGCATGTATTGTGGCGAAGATTCTGGTGAATGCCAATCTCGCCGGTCACGATTCTCACGGCGTTCTCCGCATCCCTTTGTATCTCACTAATATCTCCGAGGGGGGGATGAATCCGGCGGCTGAACCGACTACGGTGCGGGAATCGGCTACTACACTGGTTCTGGACGGCAACGGGGGGGTGGGGCATCTTACGGCTTATCGCGCGGTCCATCAGGCGATGGAAAAAGCGCGAACTTCTGAAATTTGTTCGGTTTCGTTCACGCGGGTTGCCCATATTGGGCGGCTGGGAGAATATGTCGAGATTGCCACGCGCGGGGGTTTTATCGGTATTTGCATGGTTGGTGGGGGTTCGCCCAATACGATGAAAGTTTTGCCTTTTGGGGGGAGGAAAGGGAGTCTGGGTACCAATCCCATTGCGGTGGGCGTTCCCACGGGCGATGAGGCACCTTTTGTAATCGATTTTGCCACTTCTATGGTCGCCGAGGGCAAGCTCCAGGTCGCGCGAAGCAAGAATGCGTCGATTCCCGATACTTTTATTGTGGATAAGAATAATAATCCGTCAACCAATCCCCTCGATTTTTACGATGGTGGATTTTTGCGTGCTTTTGGAGAGCACAAGGGCTACGCGCTTTCGCTGATGGTCTGTTTGATGGGGCTGCTTTCAGGAGCCCAAAGGGAGGGCCGGCGTTCTGGAGGCGCGTTTATGCAGGTTATCGATATTAGCGCGTTTACAGATTTGGACAGTTATCAGCAGGATATTCGCGCATTTTTAGATGCGATGAAGACGACCGAACCCGCCGATGGGGTAGATGAAGTTCTGGTTCCGGGGGATTTTGAGTACCGCAACCGCAAGCACCGCCTCAAACATGGTATTGAGATACCCGGTACGATTAACGAGCAAATTGGCGAATGGGCAGATCGCCTCGAGGTACCTGTAGATGGTAGTATTGTGGAGGATGAGGATAGGATGCATTATCAGAGGTGA